In Rhizobium sp. WSM4643, the following are encoded in one genomic region:
- a CDS encoding GNAT family N-acetyltransferase, whose translation MLIRDETPEDIDAIHNLTWTAFKPMTYSDGTEAEIVRRLRENGDLTISLVAEQDGEILGHVAFSPVTIEGANDGWFGLGPISVKPERQRQGIGKAMIALGLELLNEMGASGCALIGNPEIYSRVGFRSDGQLKYLDLDTRLVQRIVFRGSPPSGTLQFVPAFES comes from the coding sequence ATGCTTATCCGAGACGAAACGCCGGAGGATATCGACGCGATCCATAATCTGACCTGGACCGCCTTCAAGCCGATGACTTACAGCGACGGGACGGAAGCGGAGATTGTCCGAAGACTTCGCGAAAACGGCGATCTAACGATATCGCTGGTGGCCGAGCAGGACGGCGAGATCCTCGGGCATGTGGCGTTTTCGCCGGTGACGATCGAGGGCGCGAATGATGGCTGGTTCGGGCTGGGGCCGATATCGGTCAAGCCGGAGAGACAGCGGCAGGGTATCGGCAAGGCGATGATTGCACTGGGTCTCGAATTGTTGAACGAGATGGGCGCGAGCGGATGCGCCCTGATCGGCAATCCCGAGATCTACAGCCGTGTCGGTTTCAGGAGCGACGGACAACTGAAGTATCTCGACCTCGATACGCGGCTCGTGCAGAGGATTGTCTTTCGGGGATCTCCACCAAGCGGGACGTTGCAATTCGTTCCGGCATTCGAAAGCTAG
- a CDS encoding carbon-nitrogen hydrolase family protein, with product MTSTRIATAQTPEFRENVRAALDYAVKVAALAEADGAALLVFPEGFLQGYLVDEPSARRVALDFTSAEFAAVLDRLPKSGPVLVMGLIEVDDGRLFNTAVVIERGVLLGRFRKAHLLRGERAFEAGKDSPLFAIGALRVGINICYDTNFPEAAAKVAASGASLIVCLSNNMMPREKAEIFKQMHNAVRGERCRETGLWLISSDVTGERDGRIAWGPTAVLNPEGQVVAQLPLEEPGLLVFDFPCIEPVAIED from the coding sequence GTGACGAGCACTCGGATAGCCACCGCGCAGACGCCGGAATTTCGGGAGAATGTCCGGGCAGCGTTGGATTATGCCGTAAAGGTCGCAGCGCTTGCTGAGGCTGATGGTGCGGCCTTGCTGGTCTTTCCCGAAGGTTTTTTGCAGGGCTACTTGGTCGATGAACCATCGGCGCGCCGCGTTGCTCTCGATTTCACATCCGCCGAGTTCGCCGCGGTCCTGGACCGGCTGCCGAAGTCGGGACCGGTGCTGGTCATGGGGCTCATTGAGGTCGATGACGGGCGATTGTTCAACACCGCTGTTGTCATCGAGCGCGGCGTTCTCCTCGGCCGCTTCCGGAAAGCCCACCTGCTGCGCGGCGAACGGGCTTTCGAGGCGGGAAAGGATAGCCCGCTCTTTGCGATCGGTGCTCTGCGCGTCGGGATCAACATCTGCTACGACACGAATTTTCCCGAAGCAGCGGCAAAGGTCGCCGCGTCTGGCGCGTCGCTGATCGTATGCCTCTCCAACAACATGATGCCACGGGAAAAGGCGGAAATATTCAAGCAGATGCATAATGCCGTTCGCGGCGAACGATGCCGCGAAACCGGTCTGTGGCTGATCTCGTCCGACGTGACAGGCGAGCGTGACGGGCGCATTGCCTGGGGGCCGACGGCGGTATTGAACCCGGAAGGACAGGTCGTGGCGCAGCTGCCGCTGGAGGAGCCCGGCTTGCTGGTCTTCGACTTTCCTTGCATTGAACCTGTGGCGATTGAGGATTGA
- the gndA gene encoding NADP-dependent phosphogluconate dehydrogenase: MTHRRFVVEKAEIGLIGLAVMGSNLALNIAEKGNKIAVFNRTPEKTDEFYESAGDLKKQIIPCKTIEEFVDAIRPPRPIIIMIKAGEPVDQQMELLRPHLSKGDIMIDAGNANFRDTVARFDRLKNTDLTFIGMGVSGGEEGARHGPSIMVGGTEESWRRVEKVLTSIAARYNDEPCVAWLGNDGAGHFVKTIHNGIEYADMQMIAEIYGILRDGLGKSASEISSIFGEWNKGRLNSYLIEISEKVLAATDPVSGGPMVDMILDKAGQKGTGKWSAIEAQNMGIPATAIEAAVAARSLSSMKSQREAAEKIFGTQAVSFPIAYGPELNKDLELALFAAKIGAYAQGFAVMAEASREFNWSLPMPTIARIWRAGCIIRSQFLDEITSAFTKAPDAANLIVTPAFSDMVKESIPALRRVVGAAIAAGLPVPALTSALTYFDAYRQGRGTANLIQAQRDFFGAHGFDRLDGKDFHHGPWGSGASTF; the protein is encoded by the coding sequence ATGACACATCGGAGGTTTGTCGTGGAAAAGGCAGAAATCGGACTGATCGGCCTTGCGGTCATGGGCTCCAACCTGGCGCTCAACATCGCGGAGAAAGGCAATAAAATCGCGGTGTTCAACCGCACGCCGGAGAAAACCGACGAATTCTACGAAAGCGCCGGCGATCTGAAGAAGCAGATCATTCCCTGCAAGACCATCGAAGAGTTCGTCGATGCGATCCGGCCACCGCGTCCGATCATCATCATGATCAAGGCGGGTGAGCCCGTCGACCAGCAGATGGAGCTGCTGCGCCCGCATCTCTCCAAGGGCGACATCATGATCGATGCCGGCAACGCCAATTTCCGCGACACCGTCGCCCGCTTCGACCGGCTGAAGAATACAGATCTGACCTTCATCGGCATGGGTGTTTCCGGCGGTGAAGAAGGTGCGCGCCATGGCCCGTCGATCATGGTCGGCGGCACCGAAGAGTCCTGGAGGCGCGTCGAGAAGGTGCTGACCTCGATTGCCGCGCGCTACAATGACGAGCCCTGCGTCGCCTGGCTCGGCAATGACGGCGCCGGCCATTTCGTCAAGACCATCCATAACGGCATCGAATATGCCGACATGCAGATGATCGCCGAAATCTACGGCATCCTGCGCGACGGCCTCGGCAAGAGCGCCTCCGAAATCTCCAGCATCTTCGGCGAATGGAACAAGGGCCGCCTGAACTCCTACCTGATTGAAATCTCCGAGAAGGTGCTTGCGGCCACCGATCCGGTCTCCGGCGGACCGATGGTCGACATGATCCTCGACAAGGCCGGCCAGAAGGGCACCGGCAAGTGGTCGGCGATCGAGGCGCAGAACATGGGCATTCCGGCAACGGCGATCGAAGCCGCGGTCGCCGCCCGCAGCCTCTCCTCGATGAAGTCGCAGCGCGAAGCCGCTGAGAAGATCTTCGGGACGCAGGCTGTGTCCTTCCCGATCGCTTACGGCCCCGAGCTCAACAAGGATCTGGAACTGGCGTTGTTTGCCGCCAAGATCGGCGCCTATGCGCAGGGCTTCGCGGTGATGGCGGAAGCATCGCGCGAGTTCAACTGGTCGCTGCCGATGCCGACGATTGCCAGGATCTGGCGCGCCGGCTGCATCATCCGCTCGCAGTTCCTCGACGAGATCACCTCGGCCTTCACCAAGGCGCCTGACGCTGCGAACCTGATCGTCACGCCGGCTTTCTCCGACATGGTCAAGGAATCGATTCCGGCGCTTCGCCGTGTCGTTGGTGCCGCGATTGCCGCTGGTCTGCCGGTTCCGGCACTGACCTCGGCGCTGACCTATTTCGACGCCTATCGCCAGGGCAGGGGAACGGCAAACCTCATCCAGGCACAGCGCGATTTCTTCGGCGCCCACGGTTTCGACCGTCTTGATGGCAAGGATTTCCACCACGGCCCTTGGGGCAGCGGTGCGTCGACCTTCTGA
- a CDS encoding helix-turn-helix domain-containing protein encodes MASGKRKETALLAARAGCYRESMPPPTLRRHFSRLWSHALHDGPPAMVAIVPDGYCDLLWIDGRLVVAGPDRTAAFPVIRPGATVIGARFAPGAAAPWLKTPLSALVGCSVPLADIGRKDTAEFEAQLADCPDPSAATALFGRLLEGTARDAEEPARDAAMIFAAANSARPASGLLDRLGISERQLRRRCHHHFGYGAKTLERIRRFQRFLDLCRRSDTMPLARLALEAGFADQSHMTREVGELSTLTPAVILDQLSLRQRAD; translated from the coding sequence TTGGCATCGGGAAAACGAAAAGAGACAGCACTCCTGGCGGCCCGCGCCGGCTGCTACCGTGAGTCTATGCCGCCGCCGACGCTGCGACGCCATTTCAGCCGCCTCTGGTCGCATGCGCTGCATGACGGACCGCCGGCAATGGTGGCGATCGTGCCGGACGGTTATTGCGATCTCCTCTGGATCGACGGCCGGCTGGTCGTCGCCGGTCCCGACAGGACGGCGGCCTTTCCCGTCATTCGGCCGGGCGCGACTGTCATTGGCGCACGTTTTGCGCCCGGCGCCGCAGCACCCTGGCTGAAGACGCCGCTCTCGGCACTGGTCGGCTGCTCGGTGCCCCTTGCCGACATCGGCCGGAAGGACACCGCCGAATTCGAAGCGCAGCTTGCGGATTGTCCCGACCCCTCGGCCGCGACGGCGCTGTTTGGCCGCCTGCTCGAAGGGACTGCGCGCGATGCGGAGGAGCCCGCCCGCGACGCCGCCATGATCTTCGCCGCCGCCAACAGCGCTCGCCCGGCGTCCGGTCTGCTCGACAGGCTCGGCATAAGCGAAAGGCAGCTGCGGCGCCGCTGCCACCACCATTTCGGATATGGCGCAAAGACGCTGGAACGGATCCGCCGGTTCCAGCGTTTCCTCGACCTCTGCCGCAGGTCGGACACGATGCCGCTTGCCCGTCTTGCGCTCGAAGCGGGCTTTGCCGATCAGTCCCACATGACGCGCGAGGTCGGCGAGCTCTCGACGCTGACGCCCGCGGTCATTCTCGACCAGCTCAGCTTGCGGCAAAGAGCCGACTGA
- a CDS encoding SRPBCC family protein has translation MTTMPAKIIHLSIERDWRDVYDFAGKPENMPLWASGLATGLERHGADWIAHGALGSVKVSFVPANEFGVIDHTVTIESGLRVYNALRIVPNGDGCEIMFTLLRLPGMTDAQFSADAAHVEKDLAMLKALMER, from the coding sequence ATGACGACAATGCCCGCGAAAATCATCCACCTGTCGATCGAGCGCGACTGGCGCGACGTCTATGACTTCGCCGGCAAACCGGAGAACATGCCGCTCTGGGCTTCCGGCCTTGCGACCGGCCTCGAACGGCACGGCGCCGACTGGATCGCCCACGGCGCTCTTGGCAGCGTCAAGGTGAGCTTCGTGCCTGCCAATGAATTCGGCGTGATCGATCATACGGTGACGATCGAATCCGGCCTCAGGGTCTATAATGCGCTGCGCATCGTGCCGAACGGCGATGGCTGCGAGATCATGTTCACGCTGCTGCGTCTGCCCGGCATGACCGACGCGCAGTTTTCCGCCGATGCCGCCCATGTCGAGAAGGATCTCGCCATGCTGAAAGCCCTGATGGAGAGATAG
- a CDS encoding VOC family protein — MAEKTENHDRRIDYVEFNVADIAAAKAFYGSAFGWRFTDYGPNYCEFDDGRLKGGFTDFGPVRTGGGPLVVVYANDLEEVLTSVERAGGTICRPITDFPGGRRFHFLDRDGYELAVWAAA, encoded by the coding sequence ATGGCCGAGAAGACAGAAAACCACGACCGCCGCATCGACTATGTCGAATTCAACGTCGCCGACATCGCTGCCGCCAAAGCCTTTTACGGCTCGGCCTTCGGCTGGCGTTTCACGGATTACGGCCCGAACTATTGCGAATTCGACGATGGCCGGCTGAAGGGAGGCTTTACCGATTTCGGACCGGTGCGGACGGGGGGCGGCCCGCTGGTCGTCGTCTATGCCAATGATCTGGAAGAAGTGCTGACCTCAGTCGAAAGAGCTGGCGGCACGATCTGCCGGCCGATCACCGATTTTCCCGGCGGCCGTCGCTTCCACTTCCTCGACCGCGATGGTTACGAGCTCGCCGTCTGGGCGGCTGCTTAA
- a CDS encoding PAS domain-containing protein: MLELFRAFSLRCVQIEEAIRQGDDRRVTALDRHVEPLVEAILACRAANLLEVYMQLQFVSHLISQDADDSASVTEHTSVLSYLLDRYFGAHGPDWRVPSPQDVRIEPPPAYVPDTDNGQFLNAVILESLPDRVAVLTRDYRYLYSNPANSTHLNRKPMELIGRHLSEFIGEERFAECAKHKLDACFAGDQIDYTYERSDSSGGSRQVRCRMSPLRDAGGMVIGALLVMEDLDRLSQAA, encoded by the coding sequence TTGCTGGAGCTTTTTCGAGCTTTTTCCTTGCGTTGCGTGCAAATCGAGGAAGCCATACGCCAGGGCGACGACCGGCGCGTCACGGCGCTCGACCGCCATGTCGAGCCGCTGGTCGAGGCAATCCTCGCATGCCGGGCAGCCAATCTGCTCGAAGTTTACATGCAGCTGCAGTTTGTGAGCCATCTGATCAGCCAGGATGCCGACGACAGCGCCAGCGTCACGGAGCACACATCGGTGCTTTCCTATCTGCTCGACCGCTATTTCGGGGCGCATGGGCCGGACTGGCGCGTGCCTTCGCCGCAGGATGTGCGCATCGAGCCGCCGCCGGCCTATGTGCCGGATACCGATAACGGCCAGTTCCTCAACGCGGTGATCCTCGAAAGCCTGCCGGATCGCGTGGCGGTGCTGACCAGGGACTATCGCTACCTCTATTCCAATCCAGCCAACAGCACCCATCTCAACAGGAAGCCGATGGAACTCATCGGCCGCCACCTTTCCGAATTCATCGGCGAGGAGCGGTTTGCCGAATGCGCCAAGCACAAGCTCGACGCCTGTTTTGCCGGCGACCAGATCGACTATACCTATGAGCGCTCAGACAGCAGCGGCGGATCGCGGCAGGTGCGCTGTCGCATGTCGCCGCTGCGTGATGCGGGCGGCATGGTGATCGGAGCCCTGCTCGTTATGGAAGATCTCGATCGGCTGTCGCAGGCTGCCTGA
- a CDS encoding lipid A biosynthesis lauroyl acyltransferase has translation MKLFITRIILALRNFQQWLVAQVMFGFLNFLKLFPADGAIRFADRMMRRLGRLTSRHRLMLTNLRNAFPEKSEAEIEEIALASWGNMGRLAAEYVFLDQLFDYDPEKSEPGRVEVSGVPIFLDLRDNPRPFIVFTGHTANFELLPVAGAAFGLTVTVLFRPPNNPYVAKKVFDFRSARMGKLVPSHAGSSFALARQLEAGQGVGVLVDQKFRKGLKGTFFGREVKTNPLLPKLVRQFDCEVYPARCIRLPGNRYRLEIEPRLDMPRDAVGNLDLPAAAQLLNDKVESWVREYPDQWLWYHDRWQIKQTLAP, from the coding sequence GTGAAACTGTTCATCACCCGGATCATTCTGGCGCTCAGGAATTTCCAGCAATGGCTGGTGGCGCAGGTGATGTTCGGCTTCCTGAATTTCCTGAAGCTGTTTCCGGCCGATGGCGCGATCCGCTTCGCCGACAGGATGATGCGCCGCCTCGGCCGGCTGACCAGTCGCCACAGACTGATGCTGACCAATCTGCGCAACGCCTTCCCTGAGAAGAGCGAGGCCGAGATCGAGGAGATCGCGCTCGCCAGCTGGGGCAATATGGGCCGGCTTGCCGCCGAATACGTCTTCCTCGACCAGCTGTTCGACTATGATCCCGAAAAGTCGGAGCCGGGCAGGGTGGAGGTGTCGGGCGTCCCGATCTTCCTCGACCTGCGCGACAATCCGCGACCCTTCATCGTCTTTACCGGCCATACCGCCAATTTCGAGCTGCTGCCGGTGGCGGGTGCTGCCTTCGGGCTCACCGTGACCGTGCTCTTCCGGCCGCCGAACAATCCTTATGTCGCCAAGAAGGTGTTCGACTTCAGGAGCGCGCGCATGGGCAAGCTGGTGCCGTCGCATGCCGGCTCGTCCTTTGCGCTCGCCCGTCAGCTCGAAGCAGGACAGGGCGTGGGCGTGCTGGTCGACCAGAAATTCCGCAAGGGGCTGAAGGGCACCTTCTTCGGACGCGAGGTCAAGACCAATCCGCTGCTGCCGAAGCTGGTGCGCCAGTTCGACTGCGAGGTCTATCCGGCGCGCTGCATCCGGCTGCCGGGAAATCGCTACCGGCTGGAAATCGAGCCGCGGCTGGATATGCCGCGCGACGCCGTGGGTAATCTCGACCTGCCGGCCGCCGCCCAGTTGCTCAACGACAAGGTGGAAAGCTGGGTGCGTGAATATCCGGACCAGTGGCTCTGGTATCACGACCGTTGGCAGATCAAGCAGACGCTCGCGCCTTAG
- a CDS encoding zinc-binding dehydrogenase → MRALQLIDDRKLEITDLPEPDAPGAGEVTLRVKAVALNHIDVWGWRGMAFAKRKMPLVIGAEASGVVEAIGPGVANVLPGQLVAIYGARTCGLCRPCREGRDNLCEHVSGVHGFHLDGFAQEKVNLPARLLVPAPPGVDAIGAALAPVTFGTVEHMLFDNAKLEPGETILVHAGGSGIGTAAIQLAKKIGCTVITTVGSDDKIERAKALGADHVINYRTDRFEGVVRKLTKKKGVDVVFEHVGKDTWAGSMLCMKRGGRLVTCGSTSGVSTEMNLMMLFQQQLKLFGSFGCRMENMADAMQKMGRGLVHPVIDTEVSFSDIDRALERMESRQIFGKIILKMD, encoded by the coding sequence ATGCGCGCTTTGCAACTGATCGACGACCGCAAGCTTGAGATCACCGATCTGCCGGAACCGGATGCCCCAGGTGCCGGCGAGGTGACGCTGCGCGTCAAGGCGGTGGCGCTCAACCATATCGACGTCTGGGGCTGGCGCGGCATGGCATTTGCCAAGCGCAAGATGCCGCTCGTCATCGGTGCGGAAGCTTCCGGCGTCGTCGAAGCGATCGGACCGGGCGTGGCGAATGTGCTGCCGGGCCAGCTGGTGGCGATTTATGGCGCGCGCACCTGTGGCCTCTGCCGCCCCTGCCGCGAAGGCCGCGACAATCTCTGCGAACATGTCTCCGGCGTGCACGGCTTCCATCTTGACGGCTTTGCGCAGGAGAAGGTCAACCTGCCGGCGCGCCTCCTGGTGCCGGCCCCTCCCGGCGTCGACGCGATCGGCGCGGCGCTAGCGCCCGTCACCTTCGGCACGGTCGAGCATATGCTGTTCGACAATGCCAAGCTTGAGCCGGGTGAGACGATCCTCGTCCATGCCGGCGGCTCCGGCATCGGTACGGCGGCGATCCAGCTCGCCAAGAAGATCGGCTGCACCGTCATCACCACGGTCGGTTCGGACGATAAGATCGAGAGGGCCAAGGCGCTTGGCGCCGATCACGTCATCAACTACCGCACCGACCGTTTCGAGGGCGTGGTGCGCAAACTCACCAAGAAGAAGGGCGTCGACGTCGTCTTCGAACATGTCGGCAAGGACACCTGGGCGGGCTCGATGCTCTGCATGAAGCGCGGCGGGCGCCTCGTCACCTGCGGCTCGACCTCGGGCGTTTCCACAGAGATGAACCTGATGATGCTGTTCCAGCAGCAGCTGAAGCTCTTCGGCTCCTTCGGCTGCCGCATGGAGAACATGGCGGATGCGATGCAGAAGATGGGCCGCGGGCTCGTCCATCCCGTCATCGATACCGAGGTCAGCTTCAGCGATATCGACCGGGCGCTGGAGCGGATGGAATCGCGGCAGATCTTCGGCAAGATCATCCTGAAGATGGATTGA
- a CDS encoding beta-ketoacyl-ACP synthase, whose protein sequence is MTASVYRDHLGRPIVAVTGMGIITSLGQGLSDNWAALSSGTSGIHEINRFPTEGLSTRIAGTVDFIGIPVPNAVERSYAFARETTIEALADAGLSGDFNGPLFLAAPPIEPEWSARFELADRSPASDHPGDAYERFLTALRQRPDPAFHEAALFGAISERLADRFGTRGLPVTLSTACASGVTAIQLGIEAIRQGRTDRALTVATDGSLSAEALIRFSLLSALSTQNDPPTKASKPFSKDRDGFVIAEGAATLVLESLESAVARGAKVLGIMKGAGDKADSFHRTRSSPDGGPAIATIRAALADAGLDESGIGYINAHGTSTPENDKMEHGAMSAVFGERIVGIPVSSNKSMIGHTLTAAGAVEAVFSLQTMLTGTLPPTINYNNPDPSIVLDVVPNKKREAQVSAVLSNSFGFGGQNASLVMALEPA, encoded by the coding sequence ATGACAGCTTCCGTTTATAGAGATCACCTCGGTCGTCCGATCGTGGCTGTTACCGGCATGGGCATCATCACCTCGCTCGGTCAGGGCCTCAGCGACAACTGGGCAGCGCTTTCGTCTGGCACGTCGGGCATCCACGAGATCAACCGCTTCCCGACCGAGGGCCTGTCGACGCGGATCGCCGGCACCGTCGATTTCATCGGCATTCCGGTGCCGAACGCCGTCGAGCGCTCCTATGCCTTTGCCCGCGAAACGACGATCGAGGCGCTCGCCGATGCCGGCCTTTCCGGCGATTTCAATGGCCCGCTATTCCTCGCCGCCCCGCCGATCGAGCCGGAGTGGAGCGCGCGCTTCGAACTTGCCGACCGTTCGCCGGCCTCCGACCATCCGGGTGATGCCTATGAGCGCTTCCTGACGGCGCTACGCCAACGTCCGGATCCGGCCTTCCATGAAGCAGCACTGTTCGGCGCGATTTCCGAGCGCCTTGCCGACCGGTTCGGCACCCGCGGCCTGCCCGTGACGCTGTCGACCGCCTGCGCCTCCGGCGTCACGGCGATCCAGCTCGGCATCGAGGCAATCCGCCAAGGCCGCACGGATCGCGCGCTGACGGTCGCGACCGACGGGTCGCTGAGTGCCGAAGCTCTGATCCGCTTCTCGCTGCTCTCAGCCCTTTCGACGCAGAACGATCCGCCGACCAAAGCTTCCAAGCCATTCAGCAAGGATCGTGACGGCTTCGTCATCGCCGAAGGTGCTGCGACCCTGGTGCTGGAATCGCTGGAATCAGCAGTCGCCCGCGGCGCCAAAGTGCTCGGCATCATGAAGGGCGCCGGCGACAAGGCCGACAGCTTCCACCGCACCCGGTCTTCGCCCGATGGTGGCCCGGCGATCGCGACGATCCGCGCGGCGCTTGCCGATGCCGGCCTCGACGAGAGCGGCATCGGCTACATCAATGCGCACGGCACGTCGACGCCGGAGAACGACAAGATGGAGCATGGGGCGATGTCGGCCGTCTTCGGGGAACGGATCGTCGGCATTCCGGTTTCGTCGAACAAGTCGATGATCGGCCACACGCTGACGGCGGCGGGCGCCGTCGAGGCAGTGTTCTCGCTGCAGACGATGTTGACCGGAACGCTGCCGCCGACCATCAACTACAACAACCCCGATCCTTCGATCGTTCTCGATGTCGTGCCGAACAAGAAGCGGGAAGCTCAGGTTTCAGCCGTGCTTTCCAACTCCTTCGGCTTCGGCGGGCAGAATGCCAGCCTTGTCATGGCGCTCGAACCGGCTTAA
- a CDS encoding beta-ketoacyl-ACP synthase, with amino-acid sequence MSKAANDVVISGIGIVTCQGVGKDAHIALLSAASAPKAIVETEKFKPYPVHPLPEIDWSQQIAKRGDQRQMENWQRIGVFAAGLALDDAGFKDDIEACGTMDMIVAAGGGERDINVDTLIVDEALKRNDRELLLNEKLTTELRPTLFLAQLSNLLAGNISIVHKVTGSSRTFMGEEAAGISAVETAFYRIKSGESSHALVGGAFAAERPDMILLTEAIGAHARGDWVPLWSRKPSDGGGMITGSAGAFLVLESRKHAEARGAHIYAVIDAVEGDRGNRNSGNLEVRLERLLAPAAGLATESTAIFSGSTGMHDLAARERAVLEHQLPDVAIRGFGGVTGHTIETQFTLGLALAALAVDGKAKVPPFDAAHEAPMRAGATAAVVTTVGHQRGEGVAVLSADA; translated from the coding sequence ATGAGCAAGGCTGCAAACGACGTCGTCATCTCGGGCATCGGCATCGTCACCTGTCAGGGCGTCGGCAAGGACGCGCATATCGCGCTGCTTTCTGCCGCCAGTGCGCCGAAAGCGATCGTCGAGACCGAAAAGTTCAAGCCCTATCCGGTGCATCCGCTGCCCGAGATCGACTGGTCGCAGCAGATCGCCAAACGCGGCGACCAGCGGCAGATGGAGAACTGGCAGCGCATCGGCGTTTTCGCCGCCGGCCTTGCGCTCGACGATGCCGGTTTCAAGGATGATATCGAGGCCTGCGGCACGATGGATATGATCGTGGCGGCCGGCGGCGGCGAGCGCGATATCAATGTCGACACACTGATCGTCGATGAGGCGCTGAAGCGCAATGACCGCGAATTGCTGCTCAACGAGAAGCTGACGACCGAGCTGAGGCCGACTCTGTTCCTCGCCCAGCTTTCCAACCTGCTCGCCGGCAATATCTCGATCGTGCACAAGGTTACCGGCTCGTCGCGCACCTTCATGGGCGAGGAAGCAGCCGGCATATCCGCCGTCGAGACCGCCTTCTACCGCATCAAATCAGGCGAATCCTCGCATGCGCTTGTCGGAGGCGCCTTCGCGGCCGAGCGGCCTGATATGATCCTGCTCACCGAAGCGATCGGCGCCCATGCGCGCGGCGATTGGGTGCCGCTCTGGTCACGCAAGCCGAGCGACGGCGGCGGCATGATCACCGGTTCGGCAGGCGCCTTCCTGGTGCTCGAATCGCGCAAGCATGCTGAAGCCCGCGGCGCCCATATCTATGCCGTCATCGACGCGGTCGAGGGTGATCGCGGCAACCGCAATTCCGGCAATCTCGAAGTTCGGCTGGAGCGGCTTTTGGCACCGGCTGCCGGGCTTGCCACTGAGAGCACGGCGATCTTTTCCGGATCGACCGGCATGCATGATTTGGCGGCCCGTGAGCGGGCGGTGCTCGAACATCAATTGCCGGATGTTGCGATCCGTGGCTTCGGCGGCGTCACCGGCCATACGATCGAGACGCAGTTCACGCTGGGTCTGGCACTCGCAGCCCTTGCCGTCGATGGCAAAGCCAAGGTTCCACCTTTCGATGCCGCCCATGAGGCGCCGATGCGGGCAGGCGCCACCGCCGCCGTCGTGACCACGGTCGGACACCAGCGCGGCGAGGGCGTTGCCGTTCTTTCCGCAGATGCGTGA
- a CDS encoding 3-hydroxyacyl-ACP dehydratase FabZ family protein — MLLEYFQMIDRVEAVDLKKGTLKARSVVPAKSPVFEGHFPGMPLVPGVLLIETMAQASGMLVLAVTNFAAMPFLMTVDAAKMRTFVEPEAVLDIEAVLEHDGSGFAVTKAKITSGGKKVCDAQLKLRTMPFSEVPLGDIVKKRAGEIGLLEAIAAQGVIG, encoded by the coding sequence ATGCTGCTGGAATATTTCCAGATGATTGACCGCGTCGAAGCGGTGGACCTGAAGAAGGGCACGCTTAAGGCGCGATCCGTCGTGCCTGCCAAGAGCCCCGTCTTCGAGGGTCATTTTCCCGGCATGCCGCTCGTTCCCGGCGTGCTCCTGATCGAGACCATGGCGCAGGCCTCCGGCATGCTGGTGCTTGCCGTCACCAATTTTGCCGCCATGCCCTTCCTGATGACGGTCGACGCCGCCAAGATGCGCACTTTCGTCGAACCGGAAGCCGTGCTCGACATTGAGGCGGTGCTCGAGCATGACGGTTCGGGTTTCGCGGTCACCAAGGCTAAGATCACCAGCGGCGGCAAGAAGGTCTGCGATGCGCAGCTGAAACTGCGCACCATGCCGTTTTCCGAGGTGCCGCTCGGCGATATCGTGAAGAAACGTGCCGGCGAGATCGGGCTTCTCGAAGCGATCGCGGCGCAGGGAGTGATTGGATGA
- a CDS encoding acyl carrier protein → MTATFDKVADIIAETSEIDRATITPESHTIDDLGIDSLDFLDIVFAIDKEFGIKIPLEKWTQEVNEGKVSTEEYFVLKNLCAKIDELKAAKA, encoded by the coding sequence GTGACCGCTACATTCGACAAAGTTGCCGACATTATTGCAGAAACCAGCGAGATCGACCGCGCGACGATCACGCCGGAGAGCCATACGATCGACGACCTCGGTATCGATAGCCTCGATTTCCTCGACATCGTGTTTGCGATCGACAAGGAATTCGGCATCAAGATCCCGCTCGAAAAGTGGACGCAGGAAGTCAACGAAGGCAAGGTTTCCACCGAAGAATACTTCGTGCTGAAGAACCTCTGCGCCAAGATTGACGAGCTCAAAGCAGCCAAGGCCTGA